The sequence TAAGTTTGTGCACCCAATCAAACATTGCTTGCTATGTTCGAACTTGCACATAGCAATCTGAACACGAGCCTGAACTCCGATACACCCAGGCGCAATGTACAATGTTCAAACATCGAGTTTAAACTTGGGTTCAAACATGTGCGCTTGCACACGAGAATGCTACGCTTGGGTAAATGAGCGGGTTGCTAGGGAAACTATTGTTGATTCTCCATGTATCCCAGCCTTGTTATTCATATCTCGAATAAGAGAATTtaaccaaacttcaatgaaggtatgattgaaaaattgaaacatgttGTGCACATTTTTCTCACTTGCATAACGAAGCGTTTATAGAGGTGAGGTCTTGATTCAGGCCTTTCATTCAGGACGTCTTAGGTTCGAATCTGCTATGAGCGGAGCTTTTGTTCCATTTTCGAGGTTCTGAAAGCAATTTTTTCTTAGGATTTCAGGATTCTGCAACCACCAAAAACTGATTAGttcatatttctaaaattttgggatAAGATTTTTCTGTCACGTTTATATGGTGTTTAGTGTTTATATGAACATTAAGAAGATTGTATGCAAAATGTTGAGTAAACAAATTGTTGTGATATTGAGATATCTGTGCAACTAAGTGCAGACCACCTGACAAGGGCTGAAAAGTGGcatttataaaactaaaactattcATGTgccattcctaaaaaaaatccaaaggcaAGGATTCAAACAACAGTGCCCTGAGTGAACGCCAAACGAGTTACCACTAGGCCATCACCGCTACTCAAGAAGAGAAACCACTTGACCAATATGAACAGATTAACAGCATGCTGTGTGTAAACTGATGTTTAAACTTCCATGTTCAAACCCGTGTGTTTGAACTTGGGCGCACACTCGTGTTCAAACCTGGTGCGATTTTGGTTCGgtttatgatgaactcggtttggatctagtatgcatgtttgagtgcgaacttgcacatgggaaaactgcacttgtttaaacgcggttcatgttttcgtgaagactggtcctgggatccaatataggtagactcgattgcgtatggataagtttttcaaagccagaatgcattcccacactagctttgagttacaagtgtagttattaagcgacttaagtgccgcttggctgtcagagaaaatacatatttttgcaaatctatactttctcctcaggcataataacacgcattctaatattgcatatatttccgcctgaaatactgtgggccactgtcctaagtggacagaaatttttgttgtagggccatagattccggatcctgtcagattattcattttcgaaccatctgtgaagaaatttatagagcctgttggaacgctgggtccacctccttcccactcctggcgggaaggaatgaacacatcgtaaggtaagtcataattgactaccgtttccatccagtcactacaaattcctattgcgggatttatggcaaattcatttaatatgctgaggtgacccgtaaggtctcccgacagcagtgtttttgttctctttaaccttagagcacttttttccgcttccagctttatgaattgatctaaccggggcaggtgaagcattgcgtctagggccaaagtgggtgtactacgaactgcaccagtgatggctatgcaagcggtgcgttggattttgttgagcttagcccttgcagcagcctcattagttttaggccaccagacaagggaagcgtaagttgtcctgggacggacaatggttttatatatccacatgatcatacttggttttaggccccatcttttaccaagggtttttgaacaaacccaaagtgtattgagacctttctgcacaactgattggagatgagagttccaattaagctttgcgtcgagtatgacacctagatattttacttcacttgaataaactaattgtgtttgattcaagaaaaggtttcagttgtacctttctccgtttggtgaaagggataatggaagttttgtaggatttatgcctagttgatacttttgacaccaggaaaaagtgtgatttagggcagattgcattctttccacgataacactttcgaatttgcctcgtacaataatgacaacgtcatcagcatatccaaccacttcgaagcctcttctctctaagctgtctagaagctcatccaccaccagtgaccacaacaaaggagaaagcactccgccttgcggacacccccttgttgctttaacagtgatgtatgaaccgctaagctcagaggagattttccgattagctagcatagcatgtacccaggtaacaatgcatgggtcgaattttctcctcaacattgctgaccctatagacgaataagaagcgttatcgaatgcgccctcaatatcaagaaatgctacaagagcaatttcttttgcattaagtgtttttcgatttttgaactaccgtatgtagtgccgagatcgtagattttccactttgataagcgaattggttttttgacaaaggcattgctttcataaatttgtgatttatgtactcgcatagtaccttttccataattttgagcattacagaggataaaattatcggcctgaatgctttggggttggttttatctctcttgcctgccttcggaatgaagacagcccggatttgacgccaatcgttaggtatgtgccccaaaatcagactcgccttaaaaatctcaaccaagggtggaaccagtgttttctcctcttttggatcaacgctggaaatattccatccatgccaggagacttaaatggctcgaaagatctcacagccctctcaaccctggcccgagtgaaagcttcctttgcaacctttattgcgtcagacccagaaacccatgattggatctcttgtggatctgagacagcaattccagtgccttggtcgccgatgctcgactcagggattgaatcagggaagtggatctttaacaattcgctcagtgtatcgctaggctctacagtgagcgaaccatccgtctttcggaggctacccacaccattggagtggtcttttgaaagagttttttggagtctggccactacgggtgttttctctatgctttcacacattagaatccacgatttccgtttggctgaccttatttctttgttgtagttcgtcagggcctttctgtataggctccaatcgccggttcgcttagcacgattgaactccctacgcgcagttttcctaagcttctcaagagttttattccaccatggaacgtctctactcgaactagttgatttagttggacagctctcttggtaggcgttaaggattttgtttttaatggatttggacgcatcttccaattgtgttatggacttgatgtgactttctatgatgtactcttcggatcgtaggatagctgagtaggattcccaatcagttttcttaggatctttaaacgtttttccatcgttagaccccttcccattcgaagatgatgtgtttatggtctgacattgatatttcttcagaaacatgccagttttttattttatcagagatagaccgactacatagagtcaagtccaaaacttcctgacgaatggagttttcaaacgtgggcttgtcaccaacattacaaatgtcaatgttcttggaagagagaagctgtaacaggtactcacctctggtgtttatattggtacttccccatacggtgtgatgtgcatttgcgtcgcaccctatgacgacccagccccacttccgatcccgaatttctgttgctatcggcctctggtgacaacgacgatggagctcattgtttgagatccagctgtgagccgttgagtgttctccactgatacacaccacgtttcgctagcgtataacagcacagatttcacgttagagttgaaaattcgtattttggtgcgttcacttatctgcctgtttttccagatatttcttaaactcgcaaaggcagcccttgctttcttgatccgtgcgcctatgtcgatcttggtaccgccgtccgacgccatttggctaccaagatattggaagctttcaacattctccactggttgcccggctactgtgaaactggaaggagtcgccgtgtttacatccaacgatttggttttgttgacgttgatgactaaacctgccgaagaggagcgctcggcaaggtcgttgagcttactctgcatatcagagcgccgttgcgcgaggagttcaacgtcatcagccaattcgaagtcgtttaggtgctccatggttataggctgccataacagcccgcggtttggttcacggtcaatcgcacctaccagaatctcatcgattacgatgaggaacagtaacggtgataggatacatccttgcctcacaccagctacgacccggatagggtcggacaggaccccattatgcagcactctacacgtctcagggcgccccacatattctcgtgattgagacggtcgaaagctttttcgtagtcaatgaataccaagtaaagggactcttggaattcgttgacctgctccagaatgatgcggagcgtgacaatatggtccacacaggatcttccggcacggaatccggcttgctgccgccggagagtcgcatcgatcttctcctgaatccgggctaggataattttgcacagagctttgagaacggtacacagcaacataatgcctcgccagttatcgcatacagtcaggtcaccctttttgggcacctttactaagataccttgcatccagtcgaccgggaaagttgcggtgtcccagatattatgaaataaacgatgcagtagttgagcggatgtcatgggttcagctttgagcatctcggctgatatgcggtcgacccctggggctttattcgatttcatgctttggttggctgtttgaatctctagcagtgatggagcttcggtattgacgcgtgttatacgtcggatcctaggcagatcatgccgaggtggtgatggcctgactggtacttgaaaaagttgttcgaagtgctcgaaccagcgtttcagctggtcagttgggtcggtcaataactgatcattcgcgtctttcacaggcatcgttgcattcatcttcgccttgcttaagcgtcgtgagatatcgtagaggaggcgaatgtccccggttgcggcggctctctctccttcgtcggccagagagtctgcccacgctcgcttgtcccgtcgacatgagcgttttacttccttctcaagagccgcgtatcgttggcgggctaagactttggctcctctggttttcgatcgctctatcgcggctttggcttctcttcgctcctctatctttctccaggtctcatcggtgatccattgttttctctgggtgcgtagttcgcccagattattctcgctggtggtaatgaaggcattcttgatggcggtccattggtcttccacgctgccaccttccggaatatctgcagcacgcgtctccagttcttcaacgaaggaccgtttcaccgtggcatcttccagtcggcgtgtgttgaatcgtcgtccaactctttcctcctgccgacgaatccgcacaatgcgcaggcgtatttcgccgatgaggaggtgatgatcagacgcgatatcggcactacgtttattccgtacatcaagaaggcttcgtttccattttcggctgatgcagatgtggtcgatttgattttctgtaaagccgtcacgggagacccacgtgaccttgtgaaccggtcgatgagggaagagcgatcccccgatcaccatgtcgttattaccacaaaattctgcgaacagctctccgttttcgctcatttctccgagaccatggcgtcccataatgcgctcatggttcgagttgtcggatccgatcttcgcattgaagtcgcccaaaacagatcttgatatcacccttcggaattctatctacgacggcattgagttgactgtaaaagttctctttgtcttgcagatcggcagcatcggttggcgcatcgGTTGGCGTTGGCGGTTGgcgcgttctgtgttctccaaagtttggccaacggacttcactcagtcccaggatcgcaagcttcatgcggcgtgcctcattggcaagttgtgccagtttaccctgctgggctagggttaaaacgtccgttgtttcgcgctaagagtcgtcgccgtaaaatcagtccgtattctttcattatcggattctcgaacaaattgatgtttcgggaacagtaggttgttggcccaaggttccctatccaccgggatggggctgccatcttaggtatagcttccggggaatagcatttcatactcagccgctggatgccagaacagacgctgttggagccgcacctccttggtggacagacgctcgatcagtcgggtcaaatttgtttaaagtcctacccaacaccaggactaggctagtgcgctttgagcggcacacggtcgctttgatagggcctgcttggggacacatgcagctttttatagaagttcaacagagcccactgtcgaaccccaccacatcctaggcagaccccacaggacgcaccctctcactctagctgatgtcagaaggacaacagtgcccaggctggactaccagctaagtacgcaacccttagctggcggtcaattgtcatcggaaaacccgtggaagcgtgagtattggaacttgtgaggaccagagctatgttaggcgccccttcccggatgtcaactcaccatttcgcagcccaaagcttcgactgctgtggcggcattatcgaggatgatgtccaacagctccaaggcgtgcgccagtagacgtagacCATACAGAcccacaaacatacacacacacacatacatacacacacagacatcacctcgattcatcaaactgaaacgaatggtataagaaactttactatcagatgttcctgtaaaaagttcgttttaagagtgaaatgatagcctttcggtataaatttgttgtacgagaatgatgatgatggtgatgatactaccatctattgtagcaaggcacctgccgatagcactggccatatctgacaaacgatttgatcatgattatgctattgtttgtatttcatcagactcctgtatgaagggccaaaaatgggaggggtggttccataagcaaagacgcttatgcaaatccacgggatgaatagagaatctccttccagaagaaagttcgtacatgcaatattataatctagccttcgtttcccagattgacccaatagatggggagaagagcccgccctttatccacgaaatgttaacaataggaagttggcgattccactcttcctatccaaatcgcttcaattgggtgccctgatggttatttttttgttttggtatataatcatatagtttcaatataatttggtaaatatatgtgtataatggaattctctcaccaagtttcaattcgAATGTCCTGGATGAGGGAGGACCTTTCTTCAACACCAGCTAGTTTTTTGATTTAGGATGTCTTCAGAGTTACTGAAAGTTCGTCAGGGAATGTCCTGGTTCAAAACGGGGAATATTCATCCTTCTGGTTCACAGATTGAAAAATAGacttgatttctgaaaagatgaaacaaaaagacggatggcagtatcatacataACAACATGAGCGTTTGATTAAAATGAATAttgaaatatatatatatatccaaTTTTTTTCTTGTAATGTCCGGAAATTAGAAGAGTTGGCTAAGAGATTGGTGAAAAACCTGAGCAGAATAGCTGAAAAACAACTGAGATATAGTCTTTTGAAAGATTAGGTTACAACGATTTTatgaacgaatgaatcctatagaaaggcaaaaaagcccCAGATGTCAATCGCATaacagccgagatgctcaaagctgaccccatgacatccgctcaactactgcatcgtttatttcgtaatatctgggacaccgcaactttcccggtcgactggatgcacgGCAtattagtgaaggtgcccaaaagggtgacctgactgtatgcgataactggcgatgCATTAtattgctgtgtaccgttctcaaagttctatgcaaagttattctAGCTCGGATttaggagaagatcgatgcgactctccgactgtgccggaagatcctgtgtggaccatattgtcacgctccacaTTTACTTGGTATTTACCTATTGAATACGAAAAatctttcgaccgtctcaatcattAGAATATGTTaagcgccctgagacgcaaggagatccctgagaaaatcatcggcctcatcgaggcacagtacgaggccttttagtgtagagtgctgcacaatggggtcttgtccaaCCCTATCcggggtcgtagctggtgtgacgCAAGgatgttactgttcctcatcgtaatcgtcgagattctggtagatgctgggcaaccagtggagaatgttgaaagcttccaatatcttggtagccaaatggcgtcagacggcggtaccaagatcggcataggcgcacggatcaaatagcaagggctgcctttgcgagtttaaaaatatctggaaaaacaggcagataagtaaacgcaccaaaatatgaattttcaagTCTACcatgaaatctgtgctgttatacgcacGGAATACGgaaatctttcaagtcggccctttgcacctcCCCTCGACTTACGGAGACAACGCAGTTAACTAAATTCAAGGGAATTTAAATTTCATCCAGTGaaggaaaatatcgagttaggaAGAGTTCACTGTactaaataattgaaaacatccttgctaCAATTGGAAATCAGCAGAACATTGCAGGAGAGGAAAGCCCAGAAGCTCATGGCaaggaaataaaagaagtcgaccaaaaTTTAAACTGCTGTTAGTTACAATATATATGATGGAAATATGTGCACGATGAGGCAGTTTTAAAGATTAAGGATGTCATTTTTATCATATCATCACATTTGTTTAAAAtagtttataattatttattttattcatcgAAACTGAATAATCGGTACTAAGCTACTAACAAACTCACCAAAAGCGACTAACGACCTAAGACAGAATTTCCTTGCGCTGTGCTTTCCTCTTCTGCGTCTGTTCCTGGCGTTTCTGTTTGTCGATCTGTTGTCGTTTCTCTCGCAGCAAATTTGCCTCCTTCGTCGCTTTCTTCTGCTTATCAAGTAGATTTCTGTACAGCTTCTTGTGTCTCGATTTAACCATTTTTGCTCGCAAAGCTTCCTCCTGTTTGGTCAGTTGCTTCTGCTCCTTGGGATTTTCTCTGTAAACCTGACCGCTGACTACGGCCATCTTTTGCTTCTTCTCCGTTCGCTTCTGCTGTTCGTCCTTCTCTACCGGCTCTTGATCACCATCATCGTCTTCTTCACCGTCGACTTCTTTCGATTCACCGCTGTTAAATGCTTCGGCCTTTTCCTCCCTGAATGCCTTAACCAAAGCGTAGTCCAGTTGAACCTGTTTGCGTGCTTCCTGCATCCCAATGTCTTCATCCTCATCATCGGAAATACCATCGGCACCGCGTTCTGGTTTCTCAAACTCACCTCCAGTTTGCATGGCGGCTTCTTCCGGTGGAACATAAACCGCATCGTCCCGATTAAACGGCGACAAATGTGGAGGCAAAACGGCGCCAATAAAATAGCTGTTTGTGGGAAGCAGTTTTCTCTGATTTACGCTATCGAAGACCCATTGAGGCTGAACGTAATCCCGGGAAATGTACTGATTATTCAGACTGGGACGATCCACAATTTGATGGGTGATAGTCTCATCTGTTTCGTCGAAAGTGGATCCAGCAAATAGATGTTTGTCCCATGATACCTTTCCTCCGAAGCAACGAATCATGAAAACCAAAGGTTCTCTTGGAACTTCACGATTTATGAAGAATTTCAAACCCTTGAACAGATTCTTCAGCTTGTTCAAACTCAAAGCTTCTTCGTGCATTTTGCGGACCTGCTCGGAATCCTTATCGTTATCCAAAAGCTTCAAATCAATTTCCTCATCCTCCTCTTCAGCTCCCTGCCGATCAGATCTCAGCAAATCCATGTTCAATGCTGCGATACGTTCCGAAACGAAGGTCTCCTCGTTTGATCTGCTTTCTTCTGAATCAATAGAAACGGAGAACTGTGGTGGATAAACCAAATTAATCGAGTTATACAGCCGATAGTTGACAAAACCGGCCATAACCGTGAAAAAATCGGCAAACGACTTCATAATTTTAAAGTCCACATATTCTTTCCTCTGGGGCTGATATGGATAGTAATGCGGCACGATCCAAGTTATCAATTCTCCTTTAATATCCGCCTGGAAGTAGTAGCCCTTGATGGAAACGAACACCTTCCTCAGCGCCTTCGCCGCAATCACGTAATGCATGAACTCAATTGTGAGCCTTCTGGCCAAGGTGGTGATATCTCTTGTAACGACCTTCATTGCCGGGAACGTGCTGAACAGGAATAACAACGTCATGCAGTCGTCCAGTTCCTTAATTGCATCGATGAAAGTCGGGAATCGCTCCTTGATGATGTGATCCAGCTTGATCTCCGGATAGTTAGCCATGCGAACATTCTTCAGCAAATGATTCGCCTTTGCCCTGGCATGGGCAATCCTTCTGTTGAAAATCTTCCGATCTCGTAGTGTCCAAACGATCGGTTCGTGCAGCAGGAACGTGATGTCTTTCTTATGGTACAGAATCTTGATGTCTGTACTTCCGCGCTGGGCAATGACTCGATGTTTTGGCTCCCGCGGATAAATCCCCTTCAAAATGCAAAGCCTACGGAAATCCTGCATAGATAACTGGAGTTTCCGCATCGCTGCCTTCCGGGTCAGGTATTGGGCACCCTCACCGGATTGGTACTAAAACGTTAAAAAAACATCGGtaaacataacctcaaaaacCTTCGTAAAACGTCGTACGCATACCTTGTGATTCCGTTTGACCATGTTGCAAGGTCGGAATTTGAATTACGGTCGAACACTTGTTATTTATCTCCCTTTAATTTTAGAGCACTTTCAAGAATAATAACTTTATAAgcttaaaaaaatggaaaatatgaCCTCAAGTACACTGGCAAGCTGCAATCATGCTTGCGATTCGGTTTGGAAAAGAGATTGTTTTGGCTTTGGAATTTCAACCACGTTTGTTTGTTGTGTTGACAGTTTCACTCGTGACACGTGAAACGATTTGTAACTACATTTTGACATAAGAGATGCAAATAACATTTAGAGATGTTAGCCGAGTTTTTTATTTGCAAAATGTATATatctcgcgtaacatatgattacggcttataCCAAAACCATGATTACACGCAGCACAATTTCTCACGATTGaattattgcgctttttgcactttatacacGCAGCAGAATTTAGTATGATTAAATCTAAAAAGtttattgttgaattcaataaTAGGCCTATTATTGCATCAAAAACATTTTGTTGTGGATCCAACaatgttttattgttgaaactacaataatatttttatttcaacaatatttgattttgttttgaactTGCCTAATACTAAatacacactggtggtacaaggaccgtggtataccacggttatgtatcacaccaaatttttttcgccgaaaatcagcaaaattttgctgaattttgccgagctgaatGATCAGCAATTAATTCAGCAAAAACAAATTACTGAAAGTTTCAGTAAGGTGAACTGTCATTTGGTTTGACGACTATTCACTGAACCATCAGCAAATTCAAAAGGTTTGCTGGAAAATTCAGTAAGTTCGGCCATTGCAGGATTTGACAGCTTCATGCTGATACTTTTCAGCAAAATGCATTATCAGTGTTTTAATTGCgcataaattattaaaaaaaaatacagtttgTTTTGTTCTTgcgtttttaaaatttatttgtctTATATAAACGTAACATAATATACACTACATATAGGAAATAATGTCCATATTTTCGACGATTTTCGAACCAGGATGACCAAAATCACACCGCATCATAGGAAGACATTTGTTTGCTGGCTGTTGGCTGATTTGTTGgctgaaaaatattcaaattgatttcACATGAATTATCTCCACGCATCTCAAATATGTGATACATTAGATTTGGCATACTTACAGGACTCATGTTGTATAAAACGTACTTTGTAATATATGTTTGAGGAACACGAAAGCAGTAGTAATTATCACCTTTTCCACGAAACTTATGGCCGTTTTTTTATGTTTGACAGTTAATGGAAAATACTGAAAAATCAGTAATTTGGAAAAGTatactgattttcagcaaacaCGAATCAATTTACTGACTTTCAGTAAGCTTTGAATTTGCTggttgtttttcagcaaagcATTTTGCTGAAATACTTTTTAAGAAATTGGTGtgtaccctagtacatattgtaccatggttttccacgttgtaccagcatggtacaaggtgacacacctgtggtacaacttgtaccatggtacgaataccatcagtgtgtcattagtataattAAGAAATAGTATGTAATTTTTTAAGACTTATTCCAAGATTAATTCCAATaaacatgaaaatatgtttgccACGCGAAAATGATAAAAACGAAGTGTTGAATTAACAATAGTGCTGTACATAAGGATGGTGGAAATGATAGGAAACCGAAGGTAAACTCATAGCTGATTCAAATTCCTGCAATTTTTGATATTCACACTATTCTTTCAATAATTACAGGGCTTATGAAATCGTCTTGACAACCAATGGACGCTCTTCTTCCAGCAGGTGGATTGCCGTCTCTGTGCATAATGAAGGGCCTGACAAATTAGATCACATAAACAGTGGTA comes from Armigeres subalbatus isolate Guangzhou_Male chromosome 2, GZ_Asu_2, whole genome shotgun sequence and encodes:
- the LOC134210780 gene encoding pescadillo homolog, whose protein sequence is MVKRNHKYQSGEGAQYLTRKAAMRKLQLSMQDFRRLCILKGIYPREPKHRVIAQRGSTDIKILYHKKDITFLLHEPIVWTLRDRKIFNRRIAHARAKANHLLKNVRMANYPEIKLDHIIKERFPTFIDAIKELDDCMTLLFLFSTFPAMKVVTRDITTLARRLTIEFMHYVIAAKALRKVFVSIKGYYFQADIKGELITWIVPHYYPYQPQRKEYVDFKIMKSFADFFTVMAGFVNYRLYNSINLVYPPQFSVSIDSEESRSNEETFVSERIAALNMDLLRSDRQGAEEEDEEIDLKLLDNDKDSEQVRKMHEEALSLNKLKNLFKGLKFFINREVPREPLVFMIRCFGGKVSWDKHLFAGSTFDETDETITHQIVDRPSLNNQYISRDYVQPQWVFDSVNQRKLLPTNSYFIGAVLPPHLSPFNRDDAVYVPPEEAAMQTGGEFEKPERGADGISDDEDEDIGMQEARKQVQLDYALVKAFREEKAEAFNSGESKEVDGEEDDDGDQEPVEKDEQQKRTEKKQKMAVVSGQVYRENPKEQKQLTKQEEALRAKMVKSRHKKLYRNLLDKQKKATKEANLLREKRQQIDKQKRQEQTQKRKAQRKEILS